In Pseudophryne corroboree isolate aPseCor3 chromosome 7, aPseCor3.hap2, whole genome shotgun sequence, a single window of DNA contains:
- the LOC134943565 gene encoding putative nuclease HARBI1 — protein MSIHVGAEAIPPQPTEPLPPQPPQALQQQPAPHHPRQRRRARPPIFRTRVLLFGMPDDVVLRRYRLPPHLILDTLSIIESDLEQSIRYPTAIPALTQFLAVLHFVATGSYQHVVGDLVGMSQGQFSKVLRHVSQAFIKRVKQFIAMPLDVGALDVVKRQFEEGGSRFPHVIGVVDGTHVAIVPPRHNEEIYRNRKLFHSLNIMVVCGPSLQILSLNAKFLGNSHDAHVIRQSGIWQRLRSMEGQDMWLLGDRGYPCTPWFMTPYSKPRPGPQTAFNSALTATRQLVERTIGVLKGRFRVLHRTGGDIMYSPEMVSKIVVLCAILHNIAVRSRVELPQTEELPDEEPRVGWRVGGGSVSWRGNQVRTRIVRDYFS, from the exons atgtctatCCATGTTGGGGCGGAAGCAATCCCACCCCAACCCacagaaccactcccaccccaaccgccgcaagccctccaacaacaaccggctcctcatcatccaaggcaacggaggcgtgcaaggccaccaatattccgtacccgtgtccttctttttgggatgcctgatgatgtggttttgcgcagatacaggctgccacctcatctaatcctagacactctctccataatagagagtgatctagaacaatccattaggtatcctacagcaataccagcattgacacaattccttgctgtgttacattttgttgccactggttcataccagcatgtggtgggagatctggttggcatgtcgcagggccagtttagtaaggtcctgcggcatgtcagccaggctttcattaagcgagttaagcaatttattgctatgcctttggatgttggtgccctagatgtggtgaagcggcaatttgaggaaggtggtagtcgcttcccacatgttattggggttgtggatggcacacatgtagctattgtaccaccaagacataatgaagaaatttatagaaacaggaaactgtttcattctctgaatataatggttgtttgtgggccatccctccagatcctgtccctgaatgctaagttcctggggaactcccatgatgcccatgtcattagacaatcagggatatggcagagattaagatcgatggaaggacaagacatgtggttattgg gagaccgtggatatccttgcaccccctggttcatgactccttacagtaagcccaggccaggaccacagacggcatttaactccgcgcttactgccactagacagctggtggagcgcacgattggtgtccttaaaggccgctttcgtgtgctccaccgcactggtggcgacatcatgtattcgccggagatggtaagtaaaattgtggtcctgtgcgctatcctacataacatcgctgtaaggagtcgcgtggagcttcctcaaacagaggaattgcctgatgaggagccaaggGTTGGTTGGcgagtcggtggggggagtgtttcctggAGGGGAAACCAAGTAAGGACACGCATTGTTCGTGATTATTTCAG